From a single Phragmites australis chromosome 7, lpPhrAust1.1, whole genome shotgun sequence genomic region:
- the LOC133923715 gene encoding nuclear transcription factor Y subunit C-2-like — translation MRQARPYSGIFCGGVSARTGPHALPLARIKKIMKRSAGETVDGGARMISAEAPVVFSKACELFVAELTRRAWAATLEGKRRTVRQEDVATAVQNTDLFDFLVDVVMADAGAGGHAPAGCDDGALD, via the coding sequence ATGAGGCAGGCGAGGCCGTACTCGGGGATCTTCTGCGGCGGGGTGTCGGCGCGGACGGGGCCGCATGCGCTCCCGCTGGCGCGCATCAAGAAGATTATGAAGCGCTCCGCGGGGGAGACCGTCGACGGCGGCGCGAGGATGATCTCGGCCGAGGCGCCCGTGGTGTTCTCCAAGGCGTGCGAGCTCTTCGTCGCCGAGCTGACGCGCCGCGCGTGGGCGGCCACGCTGGAGGGCAAGCGCCGCACGGTGCGCCAGGAGGACGTCGCCACGGCCGTGCAGAACACCGACCTGTTCGACTTCCTCGTCGACGTCGTCATGGCGGACGCCGGCGCTGGCGGGCACGCGCCGGCCGGGTGCGACGACGGCGCGCTGGACTGA
- the LOC133925287 gene encoding probable LRR receptor-like serine/threonine-protein kinase At1g63430 — MTRRWAAPAPSLLPVLLALQCGVVLLQCSAASAMGGDVSALMAFKRAIIEDPHSVLSDWTDADGNTCDWHGVICSAPQGSVISLKLSNSSLKGFIAPALGQLSFLQELYLDHNLLFGTIPKQIGTLRNLRVLDLSINRLTGPIPSELGGLSSVSVINFHSNGLTGNIPPELGKLQNLVELRLDRNRLKGSIPGSTTAAFSPTASSGSTDHNGLCPSPQLYVGDFSYNFLVGKIPPCLKYLPRSSFQGNCFQDEYPIQQRAFQICISGSTDQRGGLNGFKHPTSGHKHERAQQPTWLLVLEIVTGVLLVVFVITGIVTASISCCKLKPSIRISSWNRSKSWSDEITVLIDSDMLKSLPKLSRQELEVACEDFSNIIGSSPETVVYKGTMKDGPEVSVISLCAFEGHWTSHHELFYQNKVIDLARLNHENIAKFLGYCRESDPFSRMLVFEYASNGTLYEHLHYGEGAQLSWLRRMKIAIGIAQGLRYLHTELQPPFAISELNSNSVYVTEDFNPKLVDFECWKMMFSEHEKAPGHFNRKASFPGHGDSSEDKHADIQGNTFAYGVILLEIISGRLPYCKDKGYLIDWAIKYLQQPEEIGKLVDPELTHVRIEDLAVLCSVVSRCIDPDPSKRPSMQIITGVLENGIDLSAAAILKESSLAWAELALAL; from the exons ATGACGAGGCGttgggcggcgccggcgcccagCCTCCTCCCGGTGCTCCTCGCCTTGCAGTGCGGGGTGGTGCTCCTGCAATGCTCCGCCGCGTCTGCCATGGGCGGCGATG TGTCGGCGCTCATGGCATTCAAACGCGCAATCATCGAGGACCCTCACTCCGTGCTCTCGGACTGGACTGATGCGGACGGGAACACCTGCGACTGGCACGGTGTGATCTGCTCCGCGCCGCAGGGCTCCGTGATCTCTCT GAAGCTGTCGAACTCATCTCTAAAGGGATTCATCGCACCGGCACTTGGACAACTTAGTTTCTTGCAAGAGCT GTATTTGGATCATAACCTGCTTTTTGGCacaatcccaaaacaaataGGCACATTGAGGAACCTGAGGGTTTTGGATTTGAGCATTAATCGGCTCACTGGCCCTATCCCTTCCGAGTTAGGTGGCTTGAGTAGCGTAAGCGTAAT AAATTTCCATTCCAATGGGTTGACCGGGAATATACCACCAGAGCTGGGTAAACTGCAGAATCTCGTTGAGCTGAGGTTGGATAGGAATAGACTGAAGGGATCAATTCCGGGAAGCACCACTGCCGCGTTTTCTCCTACTGCAAGTAGTGG ATCCACAGATCACAATGGACTGTGCCCTTCTCCTCAATTATATGTTGGGGATTTCTCTTACAATTTTCTTGTCGGAAAAATCCCGCCTTGCTTGAAGTATCTCCCAAG GTCAAGTTTCCAAGGGAACTGCTTCCAGGATGAGTACCCTATCCAACAAAGAGCTTTTCAAATTTGTATAA GTGGTTCTACTGACCAGCGAGGTGGCCTAAATGGATTCAAACATCCAACTTCTGGACATAAGCATGAAAGAGCACAGCAACCAACTTGGCTTCTTGTTTTAGAAATTGTAActggtgttcttcttgttgtttttgtGATCACTGGTATTGTTACTGCTTCTATAAGCTGCTGCAAGTTGAAGCCTTCTATAAGAATATCTTCATGGAATAGATCAAAAAGTTGGAGCGATGAGATAACAGTGTTGATTG ATTCTGATATGCTGAAAAGTTTGCCAAAATTAAGTCGCCAGGAGCTGGAAGTAGCCTGTGAGGATTTTAGCAACATTATTGGTTCATCTCCTGAGACTGTAGTCTACAAAGGAACCATGAAGGATGGGCCTGAAGTTTCTGTCATATCATTATGCGCCTTTGAAGGTCATTGGACTAGCCACCATGAACTCTTTTACCAAAACAAG GTTATTGATCTGGCAAGGTTGAATCATGAGAACATAGCAAAGTTTCTAGGCTATTGCAGAGAAAGTGATCCATTCTCTAGGATGCTAGTCTTCGAGTACGCATCAAATGGGACCCTATATGAGCATCTACATT ATGGGGAAGGGGCCCAGTTATCTTGGCTCAGGCGAATGAAAATAGCCATTGGTATCGCCCAAGGTCTAAGGTACTTGCATACTGAGTTGCAGCCCCCATTTGCTATATCTGAGTTGAATTCCAATTCCGTGTACGTAACAGAAGATTTTAATCCAAAG CTGGTTGATTTTGAATGCTGGAAAATGATGTTCTCAGAACATGAGAAGGCTCCCGGCCACTTCAATAGAAAAGCCTCTTTCCCTGGTCATGGGGATTCTTCAGAGGATAAACATGCAGATATCCAAGGCAACACATTTGCTTATGGAGTGATTTTACTGGAGATTATCAGTGGACGGCTTCCTTATTGCAAGGATAAAGGATATTTGATTGACTGG GCTATCAAGTACCTCCAGCAACCAGAGGAGATTGGGAAGCTAGTCGACCCCGAACTGACCCATGTGAGGATTGAGGACCTTGCAGTCCTTTGCAGCGTGGTGAGCCGCTGCATCGACCCTGACCCTTCCAAGAGACCGTCGATGCAGATCATCACAGGCGTGCTGGAGAACGGGATTGACTTGTCCGCAGCCGCCATCCTCAAGGAGTCTTCTCTAGCATGGGCCGAGCTTGCCTTGGCATTGTAA